CGCGGCGTGGTGTCGGACGCGGCGGCGCTGGACGTGGCGGGGCCGCTCGCCGGGCCGGGTGCGTCGGGGCCGCGCGCCCCTCCGGCCGCATCCGGGGCGCCCGCGGTCGAGGGCGGCGGCGTTGCTGCGTCGGCCGACGTCGTGCCGGCGCGCTCGGCGGGGCGGGGCTGCGCGCAGGCGGCGGCGAGGAGCAGCGCGGCCAGGGCGATGGGTCTCATGCGGAAGGCTCCGGTGGGGTGGGCGGTGGAGATGCACAAAGAAGCGCGGCAAGCTCCGTTCCGGCGTCTTCCGGCTGCCGCCGTAGCGGACGGGCGCCCCGGTAGCACGGCGCAGGTCGTGCAGCGGCTTTGCTACCCGCGTGGCCCGGCGATTCCCAGGCTGGGCGCGCCTTGCGGTGCGGTGATGAGAACCCCCGGGGCGGAGGCGGACGGCGGGATGAAACTGGTGATCTTCGGGCTGTCGGTCAGCTCCTCGTGGGGCAACGGGCACGCCACGCTGTGGCGCGGGCTGTGCCGCGCGCTTGCCGCCCGCGGGCACGACGTGGTCTTCTTCGAGCGCGACGTGCCGTACTACGCCGCCCATCGCGACCTGTGGGAGCTGCCGGGTGGCGAGCTGGTGCTCTATCCCGGTTGGGAAGGCGTGCTGCCCGCTGCCCGCCGCCACCTGGCCGATGCCGATGCCGCAATCGTCACCTCGTACTGCGCCGACGGTGTCGCCGCGACGGAGCTGGTCCTCTCGTCCGCCGTGCCGGTGCGGGCGTTCTACGACCTGGACACGCCGGTCACGCTCGATGCGCTGCGCAGTGGCCGGCCGGTGGAATACATCGGGCCGGACGGGCTGGCCGGGTTCGACCTCGTGCTCAGCTACACGGGCGGGGCTGCGCTGACGGAGCTGCGGACGCGGCTGGGCGCGCGGCGCGTGGCGCCGCTGTACGGCAGCGTCGACCCCGACGTCCATCGCCCGGCTGCTCCGGTGGAGCAGTTCCGCGCGGACCTCTCCTATCTGGGCACGTACGCGGCGGACCGCCAGGCGGCGCTGCAGGAGCTGCTGATCGACGCGGCGCGGGTGCTGCCGGAGCGGCGCTTCCTCATCGGCGGGGCGCTGTATCCGGCGGACTTCCCGTGGGCGCCCAACATCTTCTTCCTCCGCCACCTCTCGCCGGACCAGCATCCCGCCTTCTACTGCTCGTCGTCGCTCACGCTGAACGTGACGCGCAAGGCGATGGCGGAGATGGGCTACTGCCCGTCCGGCCGCCTGTTCGAGGCGGCGGCGTGCGGCGTCCCCATCCTGAGCGACTGGTGGGAGGGTCTGGACGCCTTCTTCACGCCGGGCGGCGAGATCCTAGTCGGCCGCACCACGGGCGACACGGTGGATGCGCTCGCGATGGATGCCGGCGAGCTGGCGCGCATCTCCCGCGCGGCGCGCGAGCGGACGCTGGACGAGCACACCGCCGCCCGCCGCGCCGCCGAGCTGGAGGACGCGCTGGAGCATGCCGCGCGCGGAGATGTGGACGAGGTGGATACGGAAGATGCGGAGCGGCGCGGGGACACCCTGGCGATGGAGGTCTGAGCGATGTGGGGAATCGTCCCGGCGGCGGGGGCCGGCAGCCGCATCCAGCCGCTGGCGTTCAGCAAGGAGCTGCTGCCCGTGGGCAGCCGGCTGGACCACGGCGTGGAGCGGCCGCGCGCGGTGAGCGAGTACCTGGTGGAGCGGATGATCCGCGGCGGTGCCGACAAGGTCTGCTTCGTGATCTCGCCGGGGAAGAGCGACATCATCCAGTACTACGGCGGCGGCATAGGCGGGGTGCACGTGTGCTACGCGGTGCAGCCCAAGCCCGCGGGCCTGTGCGACTCCATCTTCCGCGCCCTGCCGCTCATCCACCCCGACGAGCAGGTGCTTGTGGGGCTGCCGGACACCGTCTGGTTCCCCGAAGACGGCCTGGCGCGGCTGGACGACGGCGTGCTCTCGTTCCTGCTCTTCCCGGTGGAGCGGCCGGAGTTCTTCGACGCCGTCGTCACGGACGACGAGGGGCGCGTGCGCGAGATCCAGGTGAAGCAGCCGGGCGCGGAGAGCCACTGGATCTGGGGCGCCTTCAAGCTGCCCGGCTCGGTGCTGGCCGACCTGCACGACCTGTGGCAGGAGCGCGGGCGGCAGGACGAGTACATCGGCACGCTGGTGAACGCCTGGCTCGCGCGCGGCGGCGAGGCGCGCGGCGTGCGCGCGGGAGAAGCGTACGTGGACGTGGGCACGCTGCACGGCTACCGCGAGGCCATCCAGGAGCTGAGCAGGCGGCCGGTGCTGGAGGAGGACGAGGAGCTGGTGCTGCGGTAGGGAGGCCCTCACCCGGCTCGTAAAACTCGCCTGCCCTCCCCCGCAAGCGGGGGAAGGCACGGCGGTGGAGCATGCGGGGGGTTCCGCGCTCTACGAACGGCCTCCTCGCCGCTGCGCCTCTGGCGGACTCGCGTTGCGCGCTGCGGAGGGGCGGGTCGAGCAGGATCGGCGCGGGGGTGCCAAGGCCGAATGCGCCGAGATTGGATCGCGCGAAGAAGGTGCGGCAGCAGCCCGCGCAGGCGGGCTTCGCGCCGTTGTAGCCCGCGGCTTCAGCCGCTCGGGGCGATGCCGGTGCGCGGTGTTCGGGGCACCGCAATGATGCCGCCTCGTGTAGGATACATCGCCGGGAATCTACAGGCTGGGTTGATGGAAAGCGTCGACCAATCCGGGGATCTGCGCCGCGAGGGGGCGGTGGATTCCCGGTTTTGCATCTACCGAAATCGACAGAGCAGGGGACGGAAAGCGTGCCATCTACCTTGATGCGGGAACGGCGGGCGAAGCAGATGCGGGAGGAGCTGGCCGAGCCGATCGAGCCCGGCGCGGGGATGCCGTGGGTGCGCGTGGCCGAGGGCGCGCCGTACTTCGTGACGGACGATGGGGAGCCGTGGACGCCCATCGGGCAGAACGACGCGATTGCGTGGCCGGAGCTGAACGGCCTGTTCCGCCGCCGCGACCTGCCCGGCGTGGAGGCGCACCTGCGCTGGCTGAAGGCGAACGGCGTCACGTGCCTGCGGCTCATGCTGGAGTACGCGCACCGCGAGCACCGCTGGTTCGAGAAGCCCGTCGGCGTCTACCCGCCCAACATGGTGCGGCTGTGGGACGACCTGTTCGCCATGTGCGAGCGCGTGGGGATGCGCATCCTCCTGACCCCGCTGGACACGTTCTTCACCTGGGTGCGCTGGCACAAGCACCCCTACAACCGCGCCAACGGCGGGCCCTGCGCGGACCGCACGCAGCTCCTCGTGTGCCCGGACACGCGCGAGGCGGTGAAGCGGCGCCTGGCGTTCGCGACGGAGCGCTGGGGCGCCAGCGGGGCGCTGTTCGCGTGGGACCTATGGAACGAGTTCCACCCCGCGCAGGCCGACAACCGCTTCGGCGAGTTTCACGGCATCATCGCGGACCTCGGCGGTTTCCTGCGCGAGCTGGAGGTGCGGCTGCACGGCCGCGCGCACCCGCAGACGGTCTCCGTGTTCGGGCCGGAGCTGGCCTGGAAGCCGCAGCTGCGCGACCCCATCTTCCGCCACCCGGCGCTGGACTTCGCCAACAGCCACTTCTACGAGCAGGGCACGATAGACGACCCGCGCGACACGGTGCGCGCCGCCGTCAGCACGGGGCGCCTGGTGCGCGAGGCGCTGGCGGAGATCACGGACATGCGCCCGTTCTTCGACAGCGAGCACGGGCCGATCCATGCGTTCAAGGACCGGCACGTGATCCTGCCGGAGCCCTTCGACGACGAGTACTTCCGCCACATGCAGTGGGCGCACTTCGCGTCCGGCGGAGCGGGCGGCGGAATGCGCTGGCCCAACCGCCACCCGCACGTGCTGACGCGGGGGATGCGGGAGGCGCAGCGAGGCCTCGCGGGCTTCCTCCCGCTGATCGACTGGACGCGCTTCCGCCGCCGCAACCTGAACGACGAAGTGCAGGTCTCCGCTTCCGCCCTCGCCCCCTTCGCCTGCGGGGACGACGCGCAGGGGGTCGCCTGGCTCCTGCGCACCGACACCGTCGCCCGGCGCGGCGACAAGCGCCTGAAACGCGACGCGAAGCCTCTCACCGGCGTCACGCTCCGCATCCCCGGCCTCGCTCCCGCCCGCTACCTCGTCACCGCCTGGGACACGGAAACCGGCCAGCCCCGCGGCACCACCGACGCCGGCGCCACGGCCGAAGGGCTGGAGATCGCCCTTCCCCCCATCGTCACCGACATCGCGCTGGCCGTGCGGCGGGCGTGATGGCGAGTGCTGGCGGGTGAAACCGCGGCAACACCTGCGCAAAGTCCCCCTGCGGGGACTAACGGCCAGCCATCCGCCGCACCGAATTCTCCGAAGCGCGCCGAACCAACAACCCTCTCCCGCTCGCGGGGGAGGGTGCGAGCCTAAGCGAGCGGGAGGGGGCAACTCCCTCGTCCGCAAAACACCGCCCCCTCTCCCAGGCAGTTTTGGGAGAGGGGGCAGCGAGGAACGAGCGGGGGAGAGGGCCGCAGCTACGCCGAGACCGCCCCTCCCGCCGCCGACAGCTCCGCGGCCTCGCGCC
This Longimicrobiaceae bacterium DNA region includes the following protein-coding sequences:
- a CDS encoding glycosyltransferase, whose amino-acid sequence is MKLVIFGLSVSSSWGNGHATLWRGLCRALAARGHDVVFFERDVPYYAAHRDLWELPGGELVLYPGWEGVLPAARRHLADADAAIVTSYCADGVAATELVLSSAVPVRAFYDLDTPVTLDALRSGRPVEYIGPDGLAGFDLVLSYTGGAALTELRTRLGARRVAPLYGSVDPDVHRPAAPVEQFRADLSYLGTYAADRQAALQELLIDAARVLPERRFLIGGALYPADFPWAPNIFFLRHLSPDQHPAFYCSSSLTLNVTRKAMAEMGYCPSGRLFEAAACGVPILSDWWEGLDAFFTPGGEILVGRTTGDTVDALAMDAGELARISRAARERTLDEHTAARRAAELEDALEHAARGDVDEVDTEDAERRGDTLAMEV
- a CDS encoding sugar phosphate nucleotidyltransferase, translating into MWGIVPAAGAGSRIQPLAFSKELLPVGSRLDHGVERPRAVSEYLVERMIRGGADKVCFVISPGKSDIIQYYGGGIGGVHVCYAVQPKPAGLCDSIFRALPLIHPDEQVLVGLPDTVWFPEDGLARLDDGVLSFLLFPVERPEFFDAVVTDDEGRVREIQVKQPGAESHWIWGAFKLPGSVLADLHDLWQERGRQDEYIGTLVNAWLARGGEARGVRAGEAYVDVGTLHGYREAIQELSRRPVLEEDEELVLR